The following nucleotide sequence is from Paenibacillus andongensis.
TCCTTGAATTAGGCGATGGTTTCTTTGAAGTTAAAGCGACAAGTGGAGACAACAAGCTTGGCGGCGACGACTTCGACCAAGTCATCATCGATTACCTCGTAGCTGAATTCAAAAAAGAGCAAGGCATCGACCTTTCCAAAGATAAAGCAGCGGTACAACGTTTGAAAGATGCAGCTGAAAAAGCGAAAAAAGAGCTTTCCGGCGTTCTGACAACAACGGTTTCCCTGCCGTTCATTACTGTAGCTGACGGCGTTCCTCAGCATTTGGAGTTGAACCTAACTCGTGCGAAGTTCGAAGAGCTTTCCGCTCATCTTGTTGAAAGAACACTTGGACCAACTCGTCAAGCACTGCAAGATTCCGGTTTGTCTACTAGCCAAATCGACAAAGTTGTTCTTGTCGGTGGATCCACGCGTATCCCAGCGGTTGTTGATGCTATCAAAAAATTGACGGGTAAAGAGCCTCATAAAGGCGTTAACCCAGATGAAGTTGTTGCTCTTGGCGCTGCTGTTCAAGCGGGCGTATTGACAGGTGAAGTGAAAGACGTCGTACTTCTTGACGTAACTCCTCTTTCCCTGGGTATCGAAACAGCGGGTGGCGTATTCACGAAAATGATCGACCGTAATACAACGATCCCTACAACGAAATCACAAGTGTACTCCACTTACGCAGATAACCAAACTAGCGTTGAGATTCACGTACTTCAAGGTGAGCGTTCGATGGCTAGCGGGAACAAAACACTTGGCCGTTTCATGCTTGGTGATATTCCTCCGGCTCCACGCGGCGTTCCACAAATCGAAGTTAGCTTTGACATCGATGCGAACGGTATCGTTAACGTGTCTGCTCTCGATAAAGGTACAGGTAAAAGCCAAAAAATCACCATCACTTCTTCCAGCGGCTTAAGCGATGCGGAAGTTGAACAAATGGTGAAAGACGCGGAAGCTCATGCCGAAGAAGACCGTATCCGTAAAGAGCTTGTAGAAGCTCGCAACGAAGCGGATCAATTGGTATATTCCGTTGACAAAACGATCAAAGATCTTGGTGACAAAGTAGACCAAGGCGAGATCGACAAAGCGAATGCTGCGAAAGAGAAAGTGACAGCTGCTCTAGCTGGAAACGAACTCGAAGCGATCAAAAAAGCAACAGAAGAGTTGACTGAAGTTATTCAACAACTTTCCGTGAAATTGTATGAGCAAGCTTCTGCTGCACAAGGTGCTGAAGGCGCGGCTGGCGCTGGCGAAGCCCCTAAAGGCAGAGAAAATGTTGTCGACGCTGACTACGAAGTTGTTGACGAACCTAAAAAATAATCATATCCTATTGAGATGAAGTTTAAAAAGTTGACTTTGAAAGCCATTTTTTAAACACTTATTTGAATGAAAACGTATGAGTCAAAGCCAACAGGAGGTTCTCCGTGGCTTTGACTTTCCGTTTGTAGTCTTGAACATGGGAGTGGAACAATGAGTAAACGTGATTATTATGAGGTGCTTGGGCTAGGCAAAGATGCATCGCAAGATGAAATTAAGAAGGCTTACCGTAAAATGGCTCGTCAGTATCACCCTGACGTGAACAAAGCCGCAGATGCGGAAGATAAATTCAAAGAAGCGAAAGACGCATATGATGTTTTGAGCGATGATCAGAAAAAAGCCCAATATGATCGCTTTGGTCATGTAGATCCTAACCAAGGTATGGGCGGCCAAGACTTCAGCGGCGGCTTTGGGGATATTTTTGATATGTTCTTTGGCGGTGGCGGCGGTGGAAATCGTCGTAATCCGAATGCTCCGCAGCGCGGGAACGATTTGCAATACACAATGACGATTGAGTTCAAAGAAGCGATTTTCGGGAAAGAGACCGATATCCATATTCCTCGAACTGAAAATTGTGATACGTGTAACGGATCAGGTGCTAAGCCAGGTACGAAGCCGGAAACTTGCGGCGGTTGTCAAGGCAGCGGGCAGCAGGAAGTCGTACAGAATACAGCGTTTGGCCGTATTGTTAACCGTCGTGTATGTACGGTTTGTAATGGTCAAGGGAAAATCATCAAAGAAAAATGCGGAACGTGTCATGGCGCTGGCAAGGTGAAAAAACAGCGTACCATTCACATCAAGATTCCTGC
It contains:
- the dnaK gene encoding molecular chaperone DnaK, translating into MSKVIGIDLGTTNSCVAVMEGGEAVVIPNPEGNRTTPSVVGFKKDGERVVGETAKRQAITNPDKTISSIKRHIGTNHKEHIDGKDYTPQEISAIILQKLKADAEAYLGQTVTQAVITVPAYFNDSQRQATKDAGKIAGLEVLRIVNEPTAAALAYGLEKTEDQTILVYDLGGGTFDVSILELGDGFFEVKATSGDNKLGGDDFDQVIIDYLVAEFKKEQGIDLSKDKAAVQRLKDAAEKAKKELSGVLTTTVSLPFITVADGVPQHLELNLTRAKFEELSAHLVERTLGPTRQALQDSGLSTSQIDKVVLVGGSTRIPAVVDAIKKLTGKEPHKGVNPDEVVALGAAVQAGVLTGEVKDVVLLDVTPLSLGIETAGGVFTKMIDRNTTIPTTKSQVYSTYADNQTSVEIHVLQGERSMASGNKTLGRFMLGDIPPAPRGVPQIEVSFDIDANGIVNVSALDKGTGKSQKITITSSSGLSDAEVEQMVKDAEAHAEEDRIRKELVEARNEADQLVYSVDKTIKDLGDKVDQGEIDKANAAKEKVTAALAGNELEAIKKATEELTEVIQQLSVKLYEQASAAQGAEGAAGAGEAPKGRENVVDADYEVVDEPKK
- the dnaJ gene encoding molecular chaperone DnaJ: MSKRDYYEVLGLGKDASQDEIKKAYRKMARQYHPDVNKAADAEDKFKEAKDAYDVLSDDQKKAQYDRFGHVDPNQGMGGQDFSGGFGDIFDMFFGGGGGGNRRNPNAPQRGNDLQYTMTIEFKEAIFGKETDIHIPRTENCDTCNGSGAKPGTKPETCGGCQGSGQQEVVQNTAFGRIVNRRVCTVCNGQGKIIKEKCGTCHGAGKVKKQRTIHIKIPAGVDDGAQLRVSGEGEGGTRGGPAGDLYVVIRVKTHEFFEREGNDVYCEVPLTFMQAALGDEIEIPTLTEKVKLKIPAGTQTDTYFRLKGKGVPHLRGFGQGDQHVKVIVMTPTNLSEEQKDLLRQFGKQSGENTHEQNQSIFERMKRAFLGD